In Streptomyces paludis, the genomic stretch GAGACGCGGCGCATGTGCCTGAAGGGGCCCCTGGGACGTCGGCCGGGGAGGCCGCCGCCGAGGGAGCGTCGCAGCCCGAGGAGCCGTCTGAACGGCCCGAGGAGCCGTCGGAGCGGCCCGAGGCGCGGCTGGAGAGGGCCGTGCGCGCGGCCGAGCAGGCGCTGATCGAGTTCGAGATCGCGCTGGAGACGTTCCGGATCGAGGTGGAGAACTTCTCCCGGCTGCACCACCAGCGGCTCGGCCCGATGTACGCCCGGCTGGACGAGCTGGACGCGATGATCGCCGAGGCACGCGCGGCCCGTACCGGCGACCCGGAGGATCTGCGCAAGGCGCGGGAGGCGCGGGCGCTGGTGCAGCCGATGCCGGGGGTGGACGAGCTGTTCCACGAGTGGCTCGATTCGGACGGCCTGTCGCCGGAGGCCGCGGCGATGCTGACGGACCAGCCCGTACGGCCGCCCGCGCGGGTCCGGCCGGGCGACGAGGCGCGCAAGCTCTACCGCGAGCTGGTCCGCAAGGCGCACCCGGACCTGGCGCGGGAGGACAACGAGCGCGCCCGGCGCGAGGAGTTCCTCACCCGGGTCAACGCCGCGTACGGACGCGGGGACGAGCCGCTGCTGCGGGAGCTGGCGCAGGAGTGGGCGGCCGGGCCCGCGCCGCTGGTGGGGCGGCTGAGCGAGAACGAGGAGCTGTACGCGCGGCTGGAGTGGCTGTCGCAGCGCAAGGAGATGCTGTCGGTGGTCGCGAAGGAGCTGGAGGAGAGCGCGATCGGCGCGATGCTCAGGATGGCGCCCGACGACCCGGACCGGCTGCTGGAGGAGATCGCCGAGCAGCTGCTCACGGAGGTCTCCGAGCGCGAGCGGGAGCTGGGTCGGCTGCTGGTGGAGTAGGTTTTCCGGGGCTCCGGGCTCCGTGGCTCCGGACTCCGGGGCGCCGGGCTGGAGGAGGCTCGGGGTGGACGGTCCTTCCGTTCCTCCGCATCCGTACGTACGAGAGAAGGCACTGACCCATGAACTTCGCCCCGCTGCCCTCGGTCGACGCCGCGGCGGTCCCCTCCGACGGCCTGGTGCTGGACGTACGGGAGGACGACGAGTGGGCGGCCGGCCATGTCGAGGGCGCGCTGCATGTCCCGATGAGTGACTTCGCCGCGCGGTTCGGCGAGGTCGCGGAGGCGGTGGCCGACGGACGCACGGCGTATGTGATGTGCCGGGTCGGCGGGCGCTCCGCGCAGGTCACCCAGTACCTGACGCGGCAGGGCGTCGACGCGGTGAACGTGGACGGCGGCATGCTCGCCTGGGACGGCGCCGGCCGCCCGATGGTCGCGGAGACCGGCAGCCCCGCGTTCGTCCTCTGAGCGCCGCGCCAGGGGGCATGCCGGGCGGCCGGGCGGGTCGCCGGGCGGGCGGGCCGAGCCGCCGGGAGGCGTGTCAGCGGTCGAAGTCCAACTCCACTTCTCCCGTGGCCGGATGGGACTGGCAGGCCAGCACATAGCCCGCGTCCGTCTCCTCCGGTTCGAGCGCGAAGTTGCGGTCCATCCTGACCTCGCCCGTCACCAGGAACGCCCGGCAGGTGCCGCACACGCCGCCCTTGCAGGCGTACGGCGCGTCCGCGCGGCCCCGCAGCACGGTCTCCAGCAGCGATTCGCCGTCCCGGACCGGCCAGCGGCCCGAGCGCCCGCCGAGCGTCGCGGTGAGGGTGGCGGCGCGGGGGGCGGCGCGGGGGCCCTCTCCGGGTGTCCGCGCGGTGGCGGCGCCGGTGTCCGTGGCCGGGGCGTCGTCCACGTGGAAGATCTCCTGGTGGATACGGCCGCGGGCCACCCCGAGGCCGCGCAGCGCGCCCTCGGCGGCGGTCACCAGCCCCAGCGGGCCGCAGAGGAACCAGCCGTCGATCCCGGCCACCGGGAGCAGTCCGGGCAGCAGTCCGGTCAGCCGCTCACGGTCCAGCCGTCCCGACGGCAGCCCTGACTGCCGCTCCTCCCGGGAGACCACGGTGACCAGCTGGAAGCGGTCCGGGAAGCGGTCCTTCAGATCGGCGACCTCCTCCAGGAACATCGTCGACGCCACGGTGCGGTCGCTGCGGATCAGACAGAACCGGGCGTCCGGCTCCGCCGCCAGCAGGGTGGCCGCGATCGACAGCACCGGTGTGATGCCGCTGCCGCCGACGACCGCCGCGAAGTGCCCTGGGCGCGGCTCCAGCACGAAGCGGCCGGTCGGCTCCATCACCTCGACCGTGTCGCCGACGGCGAGTTCCTTGAGGGCGTACGTCGAGAACTCGCCGCCCTCGACCAGCCGGATGCCCACGCGCAGCACCGGCTCTGCCCCGGCGGGCGCGCAGATCGAGTACGTCCGCCGGATCTCGCCGGCCGCGGCGGGTCCGGTACGGCGCAGGGCTATGTGCTGGCCGGGGGTGTGCCGGAACGCCTCGCGCAGCTCGGGCGGCACCTCGAAGGTGACGGCCACCGCGTCGTCCGTGAGCCGGTCGAGCGCGCCGACCCGGAGCGGATGGAACATCTACAACTCCTTGAAGTGGTCGAACGGTTCGCGGCACGCCGTGCAGCGGCGCAGCGCCTTGCAGGCGGTGGAGGAGAACCGGCTGAGCAGCTCGGTGCGGGTCGAGCCGCAGTGCGGGCAGCGGATGGCCAGCGCCAGCGGCACGGGCCCGGCCGCGGCGCCCGGCCGGGGCGGGGCTATGCCGGCCTCGGCGAGCTTGCGCCTGCCCTCCGCGCTGATGTCGTCCGTGGACCAGGCGGGGGAGAGGACGGTCACGACGGAGACGTCCGGCACGCCGCGCTCACGGAGCACCCGCTCGATGTCCGAGGACATCGCCTCTATCGCCGGACAGCCGGTGTACGTGGGCGTCAGCTCGACGCGGACCGCACCGGCACCCGGGTCGGAGCGGGGTCCGGAACCGGAGCCGGGGCCCGGCGGGGACATATGGACGGCGCGCAGGACGCCCAGCTCCGCGAGGGTCACCACCGGCAGCTCGGGGTCCGGCACCGCGCCCGCGAGCCGGAACAGCTCGGCCTCCAGGGCGGTGGGAGGCGAGGCGGCACCCGGCGGCGAGGGAGCCCTCGGCGGCGCGGAGGCGGCGGGCGGCGCGGCGGCGGGCCGGGAGCCCGTTCCGGTCACCATGACGCCCCCGGGTGGCTGCGGTGCAGATGCTGCATCTCGGCGATCATCGGCCCGAACGGCTCGGTGTGCAGTCCCTGCCGGCCCGCGCCCGCCGTCCACGCGCCGGTGCGCGGCCCGTCCGGCACCCCCAGCGTCGCCCGGTCGAGCACATCCGTGACGGAGGCGAGCCAGCCCGCCTCCAGCGCGGGCCAGTCGATGTCCAGCCCCTCGACGGGCTGGAACATCTCACCGGTGAACCGCCAGAGCCCGCCGCACGCCGCGGCCATCCGCCGGTGGCTCTCCGCTGTGCCGTCGCCGAGCCGCAGCGTCCAGTGCTCGGCGTGGTCCTGGTGGTACGCGACCTCCTTGACGGCCTTGGCGGCGAGGCCGGTGAACTCGCTCTGCCCGGAAGCCAGTTCCCGGTACAGCGCCAGCTGGTAGGTGGAGAAGTAGAGCTGGCGCGCGATCGTCCGCGCGAAGTCCCCGTTCGGCTGCTCGACGAGCTGGAGATTGCGGAAGGACCGCTCGTCGCGCAGATAGGCCAGCTCGTCCTCGTCCCCTACGAGGGAGAGCAGGATCCGCGCCTGGCCCAGCAGGTCCAGCGCGATATTGGCGAGGGCGACCTCCTCCTCCAGCGCGGGGGCGTGGCCGGCCCACTCCCCCAGCCGGTGCGAGAGCACCAGCGCGTCGTCGCCCAGGGCCAGGGCCGCGGCTGTCGTCCGTACGTCCGTCACAGGTGGCGCACCCCCTCCGGGATCTCGTAGAAGGTCGGATGGCGGTACGGCTTGTCGGCGGCCGGGGCGAAGAACGGGTCCTTCTCGTCCGGCGAGGAGGCCGTGACGGCGGCCGAGGGCACGACCCAGATCGAGACGCCCTCGCTCCGCCGGGTGTAGAGGTCCCGGGCGTTGCGCAGCGCCATCTCGGCGTCCGGGGCGTGCAGGCTGCCCGCGTGGGTGTGCGAGAGCCCGCGGCGGGACCGTACGAACACCTCCCACAGGGGCCAGTCGGTCGGGCTGCTCATGACGCCGTCACCTCTTCTCGCTTCGCCGCGTACGCCGCGGCGGCCTCCCGCACCCAGGCTCCTTCTTCATGGGCCCTGCGGCGCTGGGTGATCCGCTGTTCGTTGCACGGCCCGTTCCCCTTCAGGACCTGCTGGAACTCCGTCCAGTCGATGGCGCCGAAGTCGTGCCGCCCCCGCTCCTCGTTCCACCGGAGGTCCGGGTCGGGGAGGGTCAGTCCCAGGGCCTCGGCCTGCGGGACGCAGATGTCGACGAAGCGCTGTCGCAGCTCGTCGTTGGAGTGCCGCTTGATCTTCCAGGCCATGGACTGCGCGGAGTGCGCGGACGCGTCGTCGGGCGGGCCGAACATCATCAGCGACGGCCACCACCAGCGGTCCACCGCGTCCTGCGCCATCGCGTGCTGGGCGGGGGTGCCGCCGCTGAGGGCGAGCAGCAGCTCGTACCCCTGTCGCTGGTGGAAGGACTCCTCCTTGCAGATACGGACCATCGCGCGGGCGTACGGGCCGTACGAGCAGCGGCACAGCGGCACCTGGTTCGTGATCGCGGCGCCGTCCACCAGCCAGCCGATCGCGCCGACGTCGGCCCAGGTCAGCGTGGGGTAGTTGAAGATCGACGAGTACTTCTGGCGGCCCGTGTGGAGCTTGTCGAGAAGCTCGTCGCGGCCGGTGCCCAGGGTCTCGGCGGCGCTGTAGAGATACAGGCCGTGTCCGGCCTCGTCCTGCACCTTGGCGATCAGGATCGCCTTGCGGCGCAGGGACGGCGCGCGCGTGATCCAGTTGGCCTCCGGCTGCATGCCGATGATCTCGGAGTGCGCGTGCTGTGCCATCTGGCGGACCAGCGTGGCCCGGTACGCCTCCGGCATCCAGTCGCGCGGCTCGATGCGCTCGTCGGCCGCCACGGCCGCGTCGAAGGCCCGCGCGAGACCGTCCTCCGCGGTCTCCGCCGTGGTCGCCGGCGCGGTCCGCGACAGCGTCCCCGCCGCCGTCTCCGTCATCGTCCCCGCTGGTGTCTCCATCGCCGCCTCCGCAGCCGCCCCCGTGGTCACTGCCGTCATCCGGACCCCCTACCGACCGATCGTTCGGTTCGTTGACTTCAATGGTGGGTCGGCGGCCCGTAGGGTGTCAACCTCTGTGGATAACTGACCGGGGCGCGCGACGGGGATCGGGGCGGGATGGATTCGTACGACGACCAGGAGGCGCGGGCCGGGACTCCTGCGGCCGGCTCGCGGCGGCCCGGGCCACCGGAGTCCGGCGGCGGCATAGTCGGCCTCTCCTTCCCGTACCAGGTGGCGGCCTCCACGGCCCTCGCGGTGATCGCCGTACTGGCCTGTGTCCATGTGGCGATGGTGTTTCTGCACGTCGCGCCCTCGAACACGATCACCAAGGAGCACGGCAAGGCCGTCGACGCGTGGGTCTATCCCGAGTTCGAGCAGAACTGGAAGCTCTTCGCGCCCAACCCGCTCCAGCAGAACATCGCCGTCCAGACGCGCGCCGAGGTCGAGTCCGCCGACGGCACGCGGGCCACCACCGGCTGGATCGACCTCTCCGCCGAGGACGCCCGGGCGATCCGGCACAATCCGCTGCCCAGCCATGTCGACCAGAACGAACTGCGCCGCGGCTGGGACTTCTTCGTCGGATCGCACGACAGCCAGAGCCGCCCCAACGGACTGCGCGGCAAGCTCTCCGAGCGGTACATGCGCCGCATCGTGATGCTGCGGCTGGAGGACCACGCGCTGGGCGGGACCGTGACCCGTATCCAGGTCAGGTCGGCCACGACCTCCGTCGGCAGCCCGGTGTGGAGCAAGGAGAAGGTCAGCACCCGCCCGTCGTACCGGGTCTTCCCCTGGTGGACGGTGAGCGCCGAGGATCTTCCCGAAGGCGTACGGAACGGCAGCAAGGAGGCGGGCGAGTGAGCGGGCAGCCGGATCCGGAACCCAGGCCGAGGACAGCGCCCGAGCAGGCTGAGGAGCCGCGGCTGCCGAAGGAGTCGCCGCCCGAGGGAGCGCACGCGCAGGCCCCGCCGCGCGTGGTCAAGCGCTCCTCGTTCGAGCGGCGGGCCGCCACCGCCCTCCAGCGCGTCACCTCCACCCCCCTCGGCCGCTATCAGAGCGCCGTCGTCCGGATCGGCTTCGCGGGCACCTGGCTGGCCTTCCTGCTGCGCGAGGTGCCGCACCGCCGGGAGCTGTACGGGCCCGACGGGCCGTGGAGCTGGGACATGGCCCGGCAGCTGATCGACCGGAACGGCGCCTTCACCGCGCTGATGTGGTCCGACAGCACGGTCTGGTTCGAGATCGTCTTCGCCGTCGCCGTGCTCTCCAGCGCGCTGCTGCTGCTCGGCTGGCGGACCCGGACGATGTCCGTGTTCTTCATGTTCGGTGTGCTCTCGCTCCAGAACCGCTCCATCTTCATGGGCGACGGCGGCGACAACGTCATCCATCTGATGGCGATCTATCTGGTCCTCACCCGCTGCGGCCAGGTCTGGTCGCTGGACTCCCGGCGCGCCGCGCGCGCAGCCGCGGCCGCACCCGTGCCGGACCGGACCGGCCCGGTGCTGTGGTGCCTGACCGGCGTGTTCCTGTTCGTCGGTACGGCGGTGGCCGCACCGCTTCCCGCGCTCTGGCTGGTGCTGCTGTTCTGGGGCATGTGGGCCGCGCAGGGCCTGTGGTGGGCGGCTAACCGGTACGCGCCCGACAGCCAGCCGCGCGCCCTGCTGGATGTGCTCGCCAACCTCGTCCACAACACCGGACTCGTCGTCATCATGGCGGAGGTCTGTCTCGTCTACGCCACCGCGGGCTGGTACAAGATCCAGGGCTCCCGCTGGCAGGACGGCACCGCCCTCTACTACCCGCTGAAGCTGGACTACTTCGCGCCCTGGCCGGCGCTCTCGGGCATCCTCGCGGCCAGCGGCATCATGGTGATGGTGGTGACCTACGCGACGGTCATCGTGCAGGTCGCCTTCCCGTTCACGCTCTTCAACCGCCGGGTCAAGAACGTCCTGCTGGTCGTGATGATGCTGGAGCACGCGGGCATCGCCGTACTGCTCGGGCTGCCGTTCTTCTCCTTCGCGATGATCGCCGCCGACGCCGTCTTCCTACCGACGGGCTTCCTTCTCTTCCTCGGCGCCCGTACCGTCCGGCTGCGCGACCGGCTGCTCCCCGGGCTCGGCCGCCCCGGCCCGCCGGCCGACCGCCCCGCCCCGCCCGAACAGCGGAGCGAGAGCCCTGACCAGCCCCGTACCCTCGTGGGGTGAGCAGCGAGAAACCGGCCGAGGCGCTGGAACCGGTCCAGTACGACGACGGCTTCGGTCCGGAGATTGGCGTGGGCCCGCACGGCGAGCCCTGGCCCGAGGACAAGCGGTACGACCCGGAGCTGCTGGCCTCCGGCGACCGCCGCAACGTCACCGACCAGTACCGCTACTGGACGCGCGAGGCGATCGTCGAGGATCTGGACACCCGGCGCCACGACTTCCATGTGGCGGTGGAGAACTGGACCCACGACTTCAACATCGGCTCCGTGGTCCGTACGGCCAACGCGTTCCTCGCCAAGGAGATCCATATCGTCGGCCGGCGGCGGTGGAACCGGCGCGGCGCGATGGTGACCGACCGGTATCAGCATGTGCGGCACCATCCGGACACCGCGGAGCTGACGGCGTGGGCGGCGGCGGAGGGGCTGCCGATCATCGGGATCGACAATCTGCCGGGGGCCGTGGCGCTGGAGCGCACCGAGCTGCCGCGGCGGTGTGTGCTGCTCTTCGGGCAGGAGGGGCCCGGGCTGACCGAGGAGGCGCGGGCGCATGCCTCGATGGTCTGCTCGATCGCCCAGTTCGGGTCGACCCGGTCGATCAACGCGGGCGCGGCGGCGGCGATCGCCATGCACGCGTGGATCCAGCGGTACGCGGAGATTCCGGCGCCGCCCGGCGGATGAGCCGGGGCGGCGCCGTCAGCGCGCACGGTGTCAGGACTGACGCCGGACCTCGATCACGCGGAAGCGGTTCGCCACGAACGCCGCGTCGCACAGCGCCGCGTTCGCCGCCGGATTGCCGCCTGAGCCGTGGAAGTCGGAGAAGGCGGCCGTCTGGTTCACATACACCCCTCCCGTGAGGTTGAGGGAGAGTTGCGCGGACTCGTCCAGACAGACGTCCTCCAGCGCGCGTTCCGTCGCGGGCGAGGTCGTGTACGCGCCGACCGTCATCGCGCCCTTGTCGCGCACCGTACGGCGCAGCAGGTCGAGGGCGTCCTCCGTGGAGTCGACGGCGACCGCGAAGGACACCGGGCCGAAGCACTCGGAGAGATACGGGACTTCCGGCGCCGCGGCCTCCGCCTCCGCCGAGCCGTCCGTGTCCCACGCCTTGCGGGCGCCGTCGGCCTTCACGAGCGCGGGGGTGCGCACCACGGCGTCCGGGAAGTCCGGATGGGTGACGGCCCGGGAGGCCAGGGCGAGGTCCCCGAGGGCGGCGGCGTCGTCGAGGCGGGCCTTCACCCCGGGGTTGACCAGCGCGCCGAGCAGACCGGCCGCGCGGGTGTCGTCCCCGAGCAGCTTGGTCACCGCGGCGGCGAGATCGGTGACCACCTCGTCGTACGACTTCTCGCCCGCGTCCGTCGCGATGCCGTCCCGGGGGATGAGCAGGTTCTGCGGTGTGGTGCACATCTGGCCGCTGTACAGGGAGAGCGAGAAGGCGAGGTTGGCGAGCATCCCCTTGTAGTCGTCGGTGGAGTCGATGACGACGGTGTTGACGCCGGCCTTCTCCGTGTACACCTGGGCCTGGCGGGCGTGGGTCTCCAGCCAGTCGCCGAAGGCCGTCGAGCCCGTGTAGTCGATGATCCGGATCTCGGGCCGGACGGCCAGGGTCCTGGCGATGCCCTCGCCGGGCCGCTCCACGGCCAGCGCGACCAGGTTCGGGTCGAAGCCGGTCTCGGCGAGCACCTCGCGGGCGATCCGTACGGTCAGGGCGAGCGGCAGGACCGCGCGCGGATGCGGCTTGACCAGGACCGGGTTCCCGGTGGCCAGGGACGCGAACAGGCCCGGGTAGCCGTTCCACGTGGGGAAGGTGTTGCAGCCGATCAGCAGCGCGATACCGCGCGGGGCGGCGGTGAAGGTCTTCCGCAGCTCCAGCGGGTCGCGCTTGCCCTGGGGCTTGGACCAGTCGGCGGCGGCCGGCGTACGGGTCTGCTCCTGGTAGGCGTACGCCACGGCCTCCAGGCCCCGGTCCTGGGCGTGCGGCCCGCCCGCCTGGAACGCCATCATGAACGCCTGGCCGCTGGTGTGCATCACCGCCTGCGCGAACTCGTGCGTACGGGCGGAGATCCGCGCCAGCGTCTCCAGACAGACCAGGGCGCGCGTCTCGGGGCCCGCCGCGCGCCACGCGCCCATGCCCGCGCGCATGGCGGGCAGCAGGACGTCCGGGTCGGCGTGCGGGTACTCGATACCGAGGGCCGGGCCGTACGGCGAGATCTCGTCGCCGGTCCAGCCGTCCGTGCCGGGCTGGTCCAGCGCGAAGGGGGCCCCGCGCAGGGCCTGGAACGCGGCGAGCCCGTCGGCGGGCGCGCTCTCGCCGTACGCCTTGGGGTGTTCGGGGTGGGGGGACCAGTACGCGCGGGTGCGGACCGCGTCGAGGGCCTGGTCGAGCGTGGGCCGGTGCTTCTCGGCGAGCTGCTGGGGGCTGAGCTGGGCGGCCATCACGGACCAACTCCTCGGATGCGTCGGTACGGCGACGTGCGGACAGAGTTAGAGTAACCGAACGATCGGTCGGGACAAGGGGTGCCCGGCGAACCTGTGGACAACTCACCGCGGACCCCGCGCCGGTGACCCGTACGGAAGGATTGTGTTCATGACAGCGATCGAGCCGCACCGCGTCGTCGCGGTCGTCGGCACCGGCACGATGGGGCAGGGCATAGCCCAGGTGGCGCTGGCCGCCGGGCATCCCGTACGGCTCTACGACGCCGCGCCGGGCCTGGCCGCACAGGCCGCCACCGCCATCGCCGGACGCCTCGACCGGCAGGTCGCGAAGGGCCGGCTCCACGCGGCGTCGCGCGACGCCGCGCTCGCCCGGCTGCGCCCGGCCGACAGCCTCGCCGAACTCTCCGACGCCGCGCTCGTGGCCGAAGCCGTCGTGGAACGGCTCCCCGTCAAACAGGAGCTGTTCGCCGCGCTGGAGGACACCGTCGCCGACGGCTGTCTGCTGGCCACCAACACCTCCTCCCTCTCCGTGACGGCCGTCGCGGGCGCGCTGCGCCTCCCCGGCCGCCTCGTCGGGCTCCACTTCTTCAACCCGGCGCCCCTGCTGCCGCTCGTGGAGGTCGTCAGCGGCGCCGCGACCGACCCGGCCGCCGCCGACCGCGCGTACGCGACGGCCCGCGCCTGGGGCAAGACCCCCGTACGCTGCGCCGACACCCCCGGGTTCATCGTCAACCGCGTCGCCCGCCCCTTCTATGCCGAGGCGCTGCGGGTGTACGAGGAGGGGGCCGCCGACCCGGCCACGATCGACGCGGTGCTGCGGGAGTGCGGCGGCTTCCGGATGGGCCCCTTCGAGCTGATGGACCTGATCGGCCAGGACGTCAACGAGACGGTCACCCGGTCCGTCTGGGAGTCCTTCCACCAGGACGTGCGATTCACCCCGTCGCTTGCCCAGCGCAGGCTGGTGGAGGCGGGGCGGCTGGGCCGCAAGTCGGGGCGGGGCTGGTTCGCGTACGGCCCCGAAACGGAGGGCACGCGCGCGTGCCCGCGTACGGAGGAGCCGTGCGAGGCCCCGGACGCGGTCGGTCTGCACGCGGACCTCGGCCCCGCCGCCGTACTGCGCGAGATGATCGAGGAGGCGGGGATCAAGGTCACCCGCGACCGCACCCCGCACATCTCCGGCGGCTTCATCGCCCTGCCCGGCGGCACGGCGCTCGCCCTCACCGACGGGGCGACCCCCACCGCCGACCCCTCCGGGGCGTACATCCACTTCGATCTCGCCCTCGACTACCGCGCCTGCACCCGGATCGCCCTCGCGCCCGGCGCGGACGCGGACCCCGCCGATCTGCGCGCGGCCATCGGCCTCTTCCAGCGGCTCGGCAAGCAGGTCAGCGTCATCGGCGAGATCCCCGGGATGATCGTGGCGCGTACGGTCGCCATGCTGATCGACTTCGCGGCGGACGCCGCCGGCCGCGCAGTGGCGAGCGCCCGGGACATCGACACCGCCATGAAACTCGGCGTGAACTACCCTGGCGGACCCGGCGAGTGGTGCGCGCGCCTCGGCGCGGGGTGGGCACACTACTTCCTGCGCACCATGGACGGCGAGTATCCCGGCGGCCGTTACGGCTCGTCCCCGGCGCTGCGCCGCCGCGCCGAACTCGAAGCGAAGCAGGGACGTTCCTCATGACCACCGCCAAGCGTGACACCTACACGCCCGAGACCCTGCTGACCGTCGCCGTCCAGGTCTTCAACGAACGCGGCTACGACGGCACGTCCATGGAGCATCTCTCCAAGGCGGCCGGGATCTCCAAGTCCTCGATATACCACCATGTCGTCGGCAAGGAAGAACTGCTGCGCCGGGCGGTCAGCCGCGCTCTGGACGGCCTGTTCGGCATCCTGGAGGAGGAGGGCGCCACCCGGGGGCGGGCGATCGCGCGCGTCGAGTACGTGACCCGCCGCACGGTCGAGGTGCTGATGGCCGAGCTGCCCTATGTGACGCTGCTGCTGCGGGTCAGGGGCAACACCCGGACCGAGCGCTGGGCGATGGAGCGGCGCCGGGAGTTCGACCAGCGGGTGGCCGATCTGCTCAAGGCCGCCGCCGCGGACGGGGATCTGCGCTCGGACATGGACATCAGGCTGGCGACCCGGCTTCTCTTCGGCATGGTCAACTCCCTGGTGGAGTGGTACCGGCCGCTGCCGGGCGGTGGCGACGACCGTGACCAGGTGGCGGAGGCCGTCGTACGGCTCGCCTTCGACGGGCTGCGTACGGTACGGCCGCCCCAGTAGGTCTGTTCGCGTAGAAGCGTCCCCGTCGACCGCCGTAGGGCCCGGCCCGGCCGCCGTCAGGGCGGGGCGATCAGCGGGCCCGGCGGGGGTGTTCCCGGGGCCAGGTCCGTCTCCTCGAAGACCAGCAGGGTGCGGGTCGAGAGCACTTCGGGGATGGACTGGATACGGGTCAGCACCAGCTCGCGCAGGCTCCGGTTGTCCGGGGTGTGCACCAGCAGCAGGACATCGAAGTCGCCGCTGACCAGCGCGATATGGGTGGCCCCCGGCAGCTCCTGGAGCTGTTCGCGCACGGTCCGCCAGGAGTTCTGCACGATCTTCAGGGTGATATAGGCGGAGGCGCCCTGACCTGCCCGTTCCTGGTCGACCCTGGCGCTGAAGCCACGGATCACACCGTCGTCGATGAGCCGGTTGATCCGGGCGTAGGCGTTGGCGCGCGAGACATGGACGCGCTCGGCGACGGACCGTATCGAGGCGCGGCCGTCGGCCTGGAGGATACGGAGGATGTCCCGGTCGGTGGAGTCCAGTGGCCGCGGCGGAACGGTTCGTTCCGTACCCTCGTCGGCCATTTGTTCAGCTGTCATGTCTCCCCGCCTCCATGCCATGGACGACCTGCGTCCATCCCAGGCTGTGGAGAACCGTTTGTCCACAGGCTGAAGGCGTGTGTAGCCAAAATGGCCCGACGACCGAACAATCGGTAGGGAGGCGTGCCGCACACATCGGCACCCCGTCTGCCCGCTCCCACGAGGAGGTGCACGCGTGAAGAAAAGCAGTACGTCGGTCCAGGAACCACCCGCCGCCGCGGCCTACCGGCCCACCCCGCCCCCGGCGTGGCGCCCGCGTACCGACCCCGCCCCGCTGCTCCCCGACCCCGAGCCGTACCGGGCGATCGGTACGGACGCCGCGGCGGACGCCGATCCCGCGTTGCTGCTGCGGCTCTACACGGAGCTGGTGCGCGGCCGCAGGTACAACACGCAGGCGACGGCGCTCACCAAGCAGGGGCGGCTCGCGGTCTATCCGTCGAGCACCGGCCAGGAGGCGTGCGAGGTCGCCGCGGCGCTGGTCCTGCGCGAGCGGGACTGGCTCTTCCCCAGCTACCGCGACACCCTCGCGTGCGTGGTGCGCGGGCTCGACCCCGTACAGGCGCTGACGCTGCTGCGCGGCGACTGGCACTCCGGCTACGACCCGCGCGAACACCGCGTAGCCCCGCTCTCCACACCGCTGGCCACCCAGCTGCCGCACGCGGTCGGCCTGGCGCACGCGGCCCGGCTCAAGGGGGACGATGTGGTCGCGCTGGCCCTGGTGGGGGACGGCGGCACGAGCGAGGGCGACTTCCACGAGGCGCTGAACTTCGCCGCCGTCTGGCGCGCGCCGGTGGTCTTCCTCGTCCAGAACAACGGCTTCGCGATCTCCGTACCGCTCGCCAAGCAGAGCGCGGCGCCCTCCCTGGCCCACAAGGCCGTCGGGTACGGGATGCCGGGCCGGCTCGTGGACGGGAACGACGCGCTCGCGGTGCACACGGTGCTCGCCGAGGCCATGGCGCGGGCCCGGCGCGGCGACGGCCCGACGCTCGTGGAGGCCGTGACGTACCGCGTCGACGCGCACACGAACGCCGACGACGCCACGCGCTACCGGGACGCGGCGGAGGTCGAGACCTGGCGGGCGCACGACCCGGTCCGGCTGCTGGAGCGGGAGCTGCTGGCCCGCGGCGTGCTCGACGAGGCGGGCGTCGCCCGGGCGGCGGAGGCGGCCGAGACGATGGCCGCGCGGCTGCGCGACCGGATGAACGCCGAGCCGGCGCTCGACCCGATGG encodes the following:
- a CDS encoding DUF5819 family protein, producing MDSYDDQEARAGTPAAGSRRPGPPESGGGIVGLSFPYQVAASTALAVIAVLACVHVAMVFLHVAPSNTITKEHGKAVDAWVYPEFEQNWKLFAPNPLQQNIAVQTRAEVESADGTRATTGWIDLSAEDARAIRHNPLPSHVDQNELRRGWDFFVGSHDSQSRPNGLRGKLSERYMRRIVMLRLEDHALGGTVTRIQVRSATTSVGSPVWSKEKVSTRPSYRVFPWWTVSAEDLPEGVRNGSKEAGE
- a CDS encoding TrmH family RNA methyltransferase translates to MSSEKPAEALEPVQYDDGFGPEIGVGPHGEPWPEDKRYDPELLASGDRRNVTDQYRYWTREAIVEDLDTRRHDFHVAVENWTHDFNIGSVVRTANAFLAKEIHIVGRRRWNRRGAMVTDRYQHVRHHPDTAELTAWAAAEGLPIIGIDNLPGAVALERTELPRRCVLLFGQEGPGLTEEARAHASMVCSIAQFGSTRSINAGAAAAIAMHAWIQRYAEIPAPPGG
- a CDS encoding 3-hydroxyacyl-CoA dehydrogenase, with the protein product MTAIEPHRVVAVVGTGTMGQGIAQVALAAGHPVRLYDAAPGLAAQAATAIAGRLDRQVAKGRLHAASRDAALARLRPADSLAELSDAALVAEAVVERLPVKQELFAALEDTVADGCLLATNTSSLSVTAVAGALRLPGRLVGLHFFNPAPLLPLVEVVSGAATDPAAADRAYATARAWGKTPVRCADTPGFIVNRVARPFYAEALRVYEEGAADPATIDAVLRECGGFRMGPFELMDLIGQDVNETVTRSVWESFHQDVRFTPSLAQRRLVEAGRLGRKSGRGWFAYGPETEGTRACPRTEEPCEAPDAVGLHADLGPAAVLREMIEEAGIKVTRDRTPHISGGFIALPGGTALALTDGATPTADPSGAYIHFDLALDYRACTRIALAPGADADPADLRAAIGLFQRLGKQVSVIGEIPGMIVARTVAMLIDFAADAAGRAVASARDIDTAMKLGVNYPGGPGEWCARLGAGWAHYFLRTMDGEYPGGRYGSSPALRRRAELEAKQGRSS
- a CDS encoding HTTM domain-containing protein, which codes for MSGQPDPEPRPRTAPEQAEEPRLPKESPPEGAHAQAPPRVVKRSSFERRAATALQRVTSTPLGRYQSAVVRIGFAGTWLAFLLREVPHRRELYGPDGPWSWDMARQLIDRNGAFTALMWSDSTVWFEIVFAVAVLSSALLLLGWRTRTMSVFFMFGVLSLQNRSIFMGDGGDNVIHLMAIYLVLTRCGQVWSLDSRRAARAAAAAPVPDRTGPVLWCLTGVFLFVGTAVAAPLPALWLVLLFWGMWAAQGLWWAANRYAPDSQPRALLDVLANLVHNTGLVVIMAEVCLVYATAGWYKIQGSRWQDGTALYYPLKLDYFAPWPALSGILAASGIMVMVVTYATVIVQVAFPFTLFNRRVKNVLLVVMMLEHAGIAVLLGLPFFSFAMIAADAVFLPTGFLLFLGARTVRLRDRLLPGLGRPGPPADRPAPPEQRSESPDQPRTLVG
- the paaN gene encoding phenylacetic acid degradation protein PaaN yields the protein MAAQLSPQQLAEKHRPTLDQALDAVRTRAYWSPHPEHPKAYGESAPADGLAAFQALRGAPFALDQPGTDGWTGDEISPYGPALGIEYPHADPDVLLPAMRAGMGAWRAAGPETRALVCLETLARISARTHEFAQAVMHTSGQAFMMAFQAGGPHAQDRGLEAVAYAYQEQTRTPAAADWSKPQGKRDPLELRKTFTAAPRGIALLIGCNTFPTWNGYPGLFASLATGNPVLVKPHPRAVLPLALTVRIAREVLAETGFDPNLVALAVERPGEGIARTLAVRPEIRIIDYTGSTAFGDWLETHARQAQVYTEKAGVNTVVIDSTDDYKGMLANLAFSLSLYSGQMCTTPQNLLIPRDGIATDAGEKSYDEVVTDLAAAVTKLLGDDTRAAGLLGALVNPGVKARLDDAAALGDLALASRAVTHPDFPDAVVRTPALVKADGARKAWDTDGSAEAEAAAPEVPYLSECFGPVSFAVAVDSTEDALDLLRRTVRDKGAMTVGAYTTSPATERALEDVCLDESAQLSLNLTGGVYVNQTAAFSDFHGSGGNPAANAALCDAAFVANRFRVIEVRRQS